The Neisseria sicca genome includes a window with the following:
- a CDS encoding PepSY domain-containing protein: MKKILLTAIVALSAATAGASDYIEHQIYSDRNFEQNRAKAIRMLEQRGYRVHDIDADDYRGRPVLDVEAYKGGREYDIKLSYPDLRIIKERIDY; this comes from the coding sequence ATGAAAAAAATCTTATTGACCGCTATCGTCGCTTTGTCTGCTGCTACTGCCGGTGCCAGCGATTACATCGAACACCAAATTTACAGCGACAGAAATTTTGAACAAAACCGTGCCAAAGCCATCAGAATGCTTGAGCAACGCGGCTATCGCGTTCACGACATCGACGCCGACGACTATCGCGGCAGACCTGTACTGGACGTAGAAGCTTACAAAGGCGGACGCGAATACGACATCAAATTGTCTTACCCCGACTTGAGAATCATCAAAGAGCGTATCGACTACTGA